One Fundidesulfovibrio terrae genomic window carries:
- a CDS encoding DUF423 domain-containing protein, translating into MPRIFFAIGSIFAFISVGAGALGSHALKGKLTPDLLPIFEIGVRYQMHHALALIGVGLACAKWPSTLMTASGWLFIVGTVFFSGSIYQHCLTGTRWLEMITPIGGSLLMLGWICAAVAALRAS; encoded by the coding sequence ATGCCCCGCATATTCTTCGCTATCGGTTCAATCTTTGCTTTTATCTCTGTCGGCGCAGGTGCTTTGGGTTCCCACGCGTTGAAGGGGAAGCTTACTCCAGATTTGCTGCCTATCTTTGAGATAGGAGTACGGTACCAAATGCACCATGCATTGGCACTCATCGGGGTGGGTCTGGCATGCGCGAAATGGCCAAGCACTCTCATGACCGCTAGCGGATGGTTATTCATCGTTGGAACAGTATTTTTTTCCGGCAGCATCTACCAGCATTGTTTGACAGGAACAAGGTGGCTTGAAATGATCACGCCCATTGGCGGAAGTCTTTTGATGTTAGGTTGGATATGTGCGGCTGTCGCTGCTTTGCGCGCAAGTTAG
- a CDS encoding site-specific DNA-methyltransferase codes for MNFTDHEKEQLKAMIDRGEKLPAKYKSQLFENVPEVELVWAGKTSEVTNVVLPFQSIEQIDEPRKDANMVVGKDSFSLFSCDTNSGRQQSGWSNKLIWGDNKLVLSSLKNGPMREEIEKAGGLKLVYIDPPFDVGADFSFNIGVGPETLTKEPSIIEELAYRDTWGRGADSYLSMVYERLLLIKSLLASDGSIFVHIGPKVSHVVRSVLDDVFGCSNFINQIIWRRAFAHNDPSRCGMIHDVVLYYSNSDKRTWNKVLQKPSAEYLEQFFDQYDDDRKERYNRIPMDAPRHGDGGNLVYEWKGAWPSKNRTWACTIDKMEEFEKKGRIHYPKKDGGMPRLKCYESEYEGTVLQDIWTDINKIHNQSNELVDYATQKPEALLDRIIRATSNKDDLVADFFCGSGTTLAVAEKLGRKWIGCDLGRFAIHTTRKRMIGVQRELKQSGKPYRSFEILNLGKYERQYFVGIDPTLPEEQRKAQTLQREEHYLTLILSAYKAERIFQLSPFHGKKGSTVVLVGPIDAPVTLAQVNEAIDACRQNKISKADILGFEFEMGLVPAIQDEARQKGVTLSLKYIPKDVFDRRAIERNQVKFYDVAFVDIMPKVQGKTIQLHLKDFGVFYRQDDLDSLGESLKDGGSKVTIDGGQVVKISKDKSGVVSREVLTKKWTDWIDYWAVDFDYESRKEIITILEDGEERQVWTGNYIFENEWQSFRTKSERRLELMSGKYDYPEKGKYKVAVKVIDIFGNDTTKVVEVKI; via the coding sequence ATGAATTTCACTGACCACGAGAAAGAACAGCTGAAAGCAATGATTGATAGAGGCGAAAAGCTCCCTGCGAAATACAAGTCCCAGTTGTTCGAAAACGTTCCCGAAGTTGAACTTGTCTGGGCTGGCAAGACCAGTGAAGTGACCAACGTAGTGCTGCCATTCCAGTCCATCGAGCAGATAGACGAACCTCGCAAGGACGCCAACATGGTTGTCGGAAAGGACTCGTTCAGTCTTTTTTCTTGCGACACAAACAGCGGCAGACAGCAAAGCGGGTGGTCAAACAAGCTCATCTGGGGCGACAACAAGCTGGTCCTTTCCTCGCTTAAGAACGGTCCCATGCGCGAAGAGATTGAAAAGGCTGGCGGGTTAAAGCTGGTCTACATCGACCCACCGTTTGACGTGGGTGCTGACTTTTCGTTTAACATTGGTGTTGGGCCAGAAACATTAACAAAGGAGCCCAGCATCATTGAAGAGCTTGCATACCGAGACACCTGGGGGAGGGGTGCTGACTCCTACCTTTCGATGGTATATGAAAGATTGTTGCTAATAAAATCTTTGCTTGCCAGCGATGGAAGTATTTTTGTTCATATTGGCCCCAAGGTGTCTCACGTTGTGCGAAGCGTTCTCGATGATGTGTTTGGTTGTTCCAATTTCATAAACCAAATCATTTGGAGAAGGGCATTCGCGCACAATGACCCTTCTCGCTGCGGCATGATCCATGACGTGGTCCTGTATTATTCAAATTCAGACAAAAGGACATGGAATAAAGTTTTGCAAAAGCCAAGCGCTGAATATTTAGAACAGTTTTTTGACCAATATGATGATGACAGAAAAGAAAGATACAATAGAATACCCATGGATGCCCCGAGACATGGAGACGGAGGAAACTTAGTTTACGAATGGAAAGGTGCATGGCCATCGAAAAATAGGACTTGGGCCTGCACTATAGACAAAATGGAAGAGTTCGAAAAAAAAGGAAGAATTCATTACCCCAAAAAAGACGGTGGGATGCCAAGGCTAAAATGTTATGAGAGCGAATACGAGGGGACGGTTCTTCAAGACATTTGGACAGACATCAATAAGATTCATAATCAATCTAATGAGCTTGTTGACTACGCAACCCAAAAACCAGAAGCTCTGCTTGATAGAATAATACGTGCAACATCGAACAAGGATGACCTTGTCGCAGACTTTTTCTGTGGCTCAGGTACAACGCTAGCAGTCGCGGAAAAGCTCGGCAGGAAGTGGATTGGCTGTGATCTTGGCAGGTTTGCCATTCATACAACCAGAAAACGTATGATCGGCGTACAGCGCGAACTCAAGCAATCAGGCAAACCCTACCGCAGCTTTGAAATCCTGAACCTCGGCAAATACGAACGTCAGTACTTCGTGGGCATCGACCCCACCTTGCCCGAGGAGCAGAGGAAGGCCCAGACCCTGCAACGTGAAGAGCACTACCTGACCCTCATCCTTTCCGCCTACAAGGCAGAACGGATATTCCAGCTATCCCCATTCCACGGGAAGAAGGGAAGCACGGTGGTTCTGGTCGGCCCTATTGATGCGCCGGTGACGCTGGCCCAGGTCAATGAAGCCATAGATGCGTGTCGCCAGAACAAGATCAGCAAGGCGGACATCCTTGGCTTCGAGTTCGAGATGGGGCTGGTTCCAGCCATTCAGGACGAAGCCAGACAAAAGGGTGTCACCCTCAGCCTGAAGTACATCCCGAAAGACGTGTTTGATCGGCGCGCCATCGAACGTAATCAAGTCAAGTTCTATGATGTGGCATTCGTTGACATCATGCCCAAGGTCCAAGGGAAGACCATCCAACTTCACCTCAAGGACTTCGGGGTGTTTTACCGCCAGGACGACCTTGATAGCCTGGGGGAATCCCTCAAGGATGGAGGCAGCAAAGTCACCATCGACGGCGGGCAGGTGGTGAAGATCAGCAAGGACAAGAGCGGCGTCGTATCCCGAGAGGTCCTGACCAAGAAGTGGACGGATTGGATCGATTATTGGGCGGTGGACTTCGACTACGAGAGCCGCAAGGAGATCATCACGATCCTCGAAGACGGGGAAGAGCGCCAAGTCTGGACGGGCAACTACATCTTCGAGAACGAATGGCAGTCATTCCGAACCAAGAGTGAACGCCGACTCGAACTTATGAGCGGCAAGTACGACTACCCCGAGAAGGGCAAGTACAAGGTGGCGGTGAAAGTGATCGACATCTTTGGAAACGACACGACCAAGGTGGTGGAGGTGAAAATCTAA
- a CDS encoding DUF3150 domain-containing protein produces the protein MSNDIFKKACLVQLATSCWTGAKDINQSLMGNLGNTEWLKGKKLLVNPEVLSPLKATIQMARKLLQRYALPFPISGLHLVPKESIDEIDNRLEMFQSDFMNKVNSFAEFYVDAREEAKTALGELFNDTDYPQDIRTKFKFEWRFMLLDVPTKATFLSPETYQREKEKFQDLMAETRELAIAALREEFSEVITHLSDKVTGGDKPKILRSNMTNRINEFLDGFSERNLFQDDKLAALVDEARTLVKTVNGNPYAVTYQDVLRQKVTSDFANLKTAIDAAIDEMPRRRIHLDAGADRGNLQEAA, from the coding sequence ATGAGCAATGACATCTTCAAAAAGGCTTGTTTAGTCCAGCTCGCTACCTCGTGTTGGACCGGTGCCAAAGACATCAATCAAAGCCTCATGGGCAATCTCGGGAATACCGAGTGGCTCAAGGGTAAGAAACTTTTGGTGAACCCGGAAGTTCTATCCCCATTGAAAGCCACGATACAGATGGCGAGAAAATTGTTGCAACGATATGCGTTGCCGTTTCCCATCTCTGGGCTTCACCTAGTGCCCAAAGAATCGATCGATGAGATCGATAATCGCCTGGAAATGTTCCAGTCCGATTTCATGAACAAGGTGAACTCCTTTGCGGAGTTCTACGTGGACGCCCGCGAAGAAGCCAAGACAGCTCTCGGCGAGCTGTTCAATGACACCGACTATCCCCAGGATATTCGGACCAAATTCAAGTTCGAGTGGCGCTTTATGCTGCTCGACGTGCCCACCAAGGCAACCTTTCTCTCGCCGGAAACTTACCAGCGTGAGAAGGAGAAATTTCAGGACCTTATGGCTGAAACTCGTGAACTGGCTATTGCCGCTCTTCGCGAGGAATTCAGCGAGGTCATTACCCATCTCTCTGACAAGGTTACAGGCGGCGACAAGCCGAAGATTCTCAGGTCAAATATGACTAACAGGATCAATGAATTCTTGGACGGTTTCTCCGAAAGGAACCTGTTCCAGGACGACAAACTCGCCGCGCTGGTCGACGAAGCCCGCACTCTGGTGAAAACCGTGAACGGGAACCCCTATGCCGTCACTTACCAAGACGTGCTCAGGCAAAAGGTCACCAGCGACTTCGCGAACCTCAAAACAGCCATCGACGCTGCCATCGACGAAATGCCCCGACGCCGTATCCACCTGGATGCTGGCGCTGATCGGGGGAATCTTCAAGAAGCAGCCTAG
- a CDS encoding bifunctional DNA primase/polymerase: MARNKFVKQLAFNLINRGNTKNDVTREYVFCEMSTLFSMIACVKNDKQAVEQGWSGKCNKREKYEPVKFMGNNAGIACGPASNVIVVDIEDIQEFEKYIGIEKYKQFVALNTFIVKTHKGFHFYFKYPSAGRICGNSIVKNHDNKNIFEVIGAGGYVMCPGSIHPVSGEPYTILNNVRPAQAPGWLLSLMSGESTSSDGGINITSLQ, translated from the coding sequence ATGGCAAGAAATAAGTTTGTAAAACAACTCGCATTTAATCTTATTAACAGAGGCAATACAAAAAACGATGTGACACGTGAATATGTATTCTGTGAAATGTCAACGCTATTTTCAATGATAGCGTGCGTAAAAAATGACAAGCAAGCAGTTGAACAAGGCTGGAGTGGAAAATGTAATAAAAGAGAAAAGTACGAGCCAGTAAAATTTATGGGGAATAATGCAGGAATTGCCTGCGGTCCCGCTTCAAATGTTATTGTTGTAGACATTGAAGATATTCAAGAATTTGAAAAATATATCGGAATAGAAAAATACAAACAATTTGTGGCGCTAAATACTTTTATAGTCAAAACGCACAAAGGATTTCATTTCTACTTTAAATATCCGAGTGCAGGTCGTATCTGCGGAAACTCAATAGTAAAAAACCATGACAACAAAAATATTTTTGAAGTGATCGGGGCTGGAGGATACGTCATGTGTCCTGGATCGATACACCCAGTCTCAGGTGAACCATACACAATACTAAACAACGTTCGACCTGCTCAGGCTCCAGGCTGGTTGCTAAGTTTGATGAGCGGTGAAAGCACGAGCAGCGACGGTGGAATTAACATCACATCACTCCAATAG
- a CDS encoding ATP-binding protein, with amino-acid sequence MPTAKTESSTKRASTNIAGNACVQIMEVTMFQKAQRSSSKLRLALTGPAGSGKTFSSLQIAKGLGGRIAMIDTERGSGSLYANIVDYDVLKLDPPFEPRKYIEGIKAAEEAGYNVLIIDSLSHAWAGEGGILTLHDRTAKAVRNSFDAWREVTPQHNQLVDAILASSCHVIVTMRTKTGYEVTSEHGKTKVSKVGLAPIQREGLEYEFTVVMDLSIEGHVATASKDRTGIFDGTRLTPSPAMGEGLLNWLNNSEISTETGKISDADRLAEIFAQLGLNDDLWEEYRGYVCERYGVCAMKEMNARQVDEQTTLLKQCLALEKKRAQFSEILRDRKLAA; translated from the coding sequence ATGCCTACAGCGAAGACCGAATCTTCCACAAAACGTGCTTCAACAAACATCGCGGGCAATGCCTGCGTCCAGATCATGGAGGTCACCATGTTTCAGAAGGCTCAAAGAAGTAGTTCCAAGCTTCGTTTGGCTCTCACTGGCCCAGCTGGAAGCGGTAAAACTTTTAGCTCGCTTCAGATCGCCAAGGGTCTCGGTGGACGGATCGCTATGATCGACACCGAAAGAGGCTCTGGCTCGCTCTACGCGAACATCGTCGATTATGACGTGCTCAAGCTCGATCCGCCCTTTGAACCTCGAAAATATATCGAGGGCATCAAGGCGGCTGAGGAAGCTGGCTACAATGTGCTCATTATCGACAGCCTGTCCCATGCGTGGGCTGGAGAAGGCGGAATACTTACGCTCCATGATCGAACTGCCAAGGCAGTTAGAAACTCATTTGATGCTTGGCGGGAAGTTACCCCTCAACACAATCAGTTGGTAGATGCGATACTCGCAAGCTCATGCCATGTCATCGTGACCATGCGCACCAAGACCGGCTATGAGGTCACTTCTGAGCATGGAAAGACCAAGGTCAGCAAGGTTGGACTCGCGCCAATACAGCGAGAAGGACTCGAATACGAGTTCACTGTGGTCATGGACCTCTCGATTGAAGGCCATGTAGCAACCGCGAGCAAAGACAGGACCGGGATTTTTGACGGAACCCGGTTGACGCCTAGCCCTGCCATGGGTGAAGGTCTTCTCAACTGGTTGAATAACTCGGAAATCTCTACCGAAACAGGGAAGATTTCCGATGCTGACCGACTCGCTGAGATATTCGCTCAGCTAGGTCTCAATGACGACCTCTGGGAAGAATACCGGGGCTACGTGTGCGAGCGGTATGGGGTTTGTGCTATGAAGGAAATGAACGCGCGTCAGGTGGATGAGCAGACCACCCTGCTCAAGCAGTGCCTGGCACTGGAGAAGAAACGGGCGCAGTTTTCTGAAATCCTTCGGGATAGGAAGCTTGCTGCGTAG
- a CDS encoding DUF1257 domain-containing protein yields MSHVSKIEVEINDLASLKKACQRLGLEFCAGQTTYVWYGRLVNPESTPLPEGITEKDLGKCHHAIHIPNASYEIGVVQQGTKFLLLADYWDTRLKIAIGDNGGKLKQAYAVERTILEARRRNYRVIEKKTDTGIRLVLSA; encoded by the coding sequence TTGTCACATGTAAGCAAAATAGAAGTCGAGATTAACGATCTGGCCAGTTTGAAGAAAGCTTGCCAAAGACTTGGTCTTGAATTTTGCGCTGGGCAAACAACCTACGTCTGGTATGGACGCCTAGTAAATCCAGAATCTACACCATTGCCAGAAGGCATCACCGAGAAAGACCTCGGCAAATGCCATCACGCGATTCACATCCCAAACGCATCCTATGAGATCGGTGTAGTTCAGCAAGGAACGAAATTCTTGCTGCTCGCCGATTACTGGGACACTCGCTTGAAGATCGCAATTGGCGACAATGGCGGAAAGCTCAAGCAAGCTTACGCGGTCGAAAGAACCATCCTGGAAGCCAGGAGACGCAATTACCGCGTCATCGAAAAGAAAACAGACACGGGCATCCGATTGGTTCTCTCTGCCTAG
- a CDS encoding plasmid pRiA4b ORF-3 family protein, translated as MIYQLHVQLLGITPLIWRRIQVPGEVSLFRLNLLIQRAMGWKNTHLSEFNIDSRKYGATEQDHFAEGVYEFKKFKLSQVVTAAGQSFLYAYDFGDDWLHKVVVEDILARENEVKYPLCIAGERACPPEDVGGIYGYDDFLEAISDPKHESHADYKTWIKKFDPENFDVDKATKAMQRR; from the coding sequence ATGATCTACCAGCTACACGTGCAGCTGCTCGGGATAACCCCGCTGATTTGGCGCAGGATTCAGGTGCCGGGAGAAGTCTCCCTATTTCGACTCAATCTGCTCATCCAGCGAGCTATGGGCTGGAAGAATACTCACTTGAGTGAGTTCAACATAGATAGCCGTAAATACGGTGCGACAGAACAAGACCACTTTGCAGAAGGTGTTTACGAATTCAAGAAATTCAAGCTGTCTCAAGTTGTGACAGCTGCTGGGCAAAGCTTTCTGTACGCATACGACTTCGGAGATGATTGGCTACACAAAGTTGTTGTCGAGGATATTTTGGCGCGCGAAAATGAAGTCAAATATCCTCTGTGTATTGCCGGTGAACGAGCGTGTCCACCTGAAGACGTTGGCGGGATATACGGATACGATGACTTCCTAGAAGCCATCTCCGATCCAAAACACGAGAGCCATGCAGACTACAAGACTTGGATCAAGAAGTTTGACCCGGAAAATTTTGACGTGGACAAGGCGACTAAAGCGATGCAGCGGAGATAG
- a CDS encoding AAA family ATPase — protein sequence MLQEYLKAGFPALLLLTTEPARAEKIIPFDGHWRFFAWDCQRGIRLAGSQKILEEVRDPVEMLRWLDTVQDAVMLAHNLHLFTDSVEVIQCIQNGSDTWKAKGNCLVVISPQIQMRPELKSIFTVLDLPLPDTEDLYILQNELGNPLNVRPNRKAARLARGLTEYEAECAYALSLVKRRYFSSNIIAQLKAQLIRKSGLLEVWEPEHLSNVGGLSQLKAYIKSRAKAFTPGNESLPRPKGLLLVGIPGTGKSLSCKAAASILGWPLIRLDIGALKGSLVGESEKKIRQATQIISSFGECVVWLDELEKALSGVKSSGETDAGTTSGMFSHLLTWLQENTSPVFVMATANDITKLPPETIRAGRFDAIFMVDLPSLRERRDILKIMNARYGTKIPLEYAANLNGYSGAEIEQICRESMFTDMETAFHSVIPLSRTMREEIEALRNWARTRARPANTPDDEPEETRRIRTGPTSTPTVQ from the coding sequence ATGCTACAGGAATACTTGAAGGCAGGTTTTCCGGCATTGCTTCTGCTCACAACTGAGCCAGCAAGAGCCGAAAAGATCATCCCATTTGACGGTCACTGGCGATTCTTCGCCTGGGACTGCCAGCGTGGCATACGACTCGCTGGTAGTCAAAAGATCCTGGAGGAAGTACGCGACCCTGTTGAGATGCTACGTTGGTTGGACACTGTTCAAGATGCAGTTATGTTAGCTCACAATCTACACTTGTTCACGGATTCCGTTGAGGTGATTCAATGCATACAAAACGGATCTGATACGTGGAAAGCGAAAGGCAACTGCCTCGTCGTGATCTCTCCTCAAATCCAAATGCGTCCAGAACTGAAATCTATATTTACAGTTCTTGACCTTCCACTTCCTGATACTGAAGACCTTTACATACTCCAGAATGAACTCGGCAACCCACTGAATGTCAGACCGAACCGCAAAGCTGCTCGGCTGGCACGTGGACTCACCGAATACGAAGCCGAATGCGCATACGCCCTATCACTCGTCAAACGCCGCTACTTCTCCTCAAACATCATCGCCCAACTGAAAGCGCAACTGATCAGAAAATCAGGGCTTCTCGAAGTCTGGGAACCTGAGCATTTGTCTAATGTCGGAGGCTTGAGTCAGCTCAAAGCCTACATCAAGTCCCGTGCGAAGGCGTTTACGCCTGGTAACGAAAGCTTACCCAGGCCAAAAGGCCTCTTACTCGTCGGGATACCCGGCACAGGAAAGAGTCTCTCTTGCAAAGCCGCCGCGTCAATACTCGGTTGGCCATTGATCCGATTAGATATCGGAGCCTTGAAGGGCTCCCTAGTCGGAGAGAGTGAGAAGAAGATTCGTCAGGCAACACAGATCATCTCGTCATTTGGCGAGTGCGTCGTGTGGCTTGATGAACTCGAAAAAGCCCTGTCAGGAGTCAAAAGCTCTGGCGAGACCGATGCTGGAACTACTTCTGGCATGTTCAGCCATTTGCTCACTTGGCTCCAGGAGAACACCTCACCCGTGTTCGTCATGGCGACTGCCAACGACATCACCAAGCTCCCTCCCGAAACGATACGAGCTGGCCGGTTTGATGCCATATTCATGGTGGACCTGCCAAGCCTCAGAGAGCGACGTGATATCCTCAAGATCATGAACGCTCGATACGGTACAAAGATACCTCTCGAATACGCTGCCAACCTCAACGGTTATTCAGGAGCTGAGATTGAGCAGATATGCCGCGAATCCATGTTCACAGACATGGAAACGGCATTTCACTCAGTGATACCTCTCTCAAGGACAATGCGTGAAGAAATCGAAGCCCTACGCAACTGGGCAAGAACTCGCGCGCGTCCTGCCAATACACCTGATGATGAGCCTGAAGAGACTCGCAGAATACGAACTGGTCCAACTTCAACTCCAACAGTTCAATAA
- a CDS encoding DUF2997 domain-containing protein: MAKQIIVDIDNTGEVRIETTGFAGPVCLEESQFLKGLLGHETSRCLTPMFYQKNDVELRKHINLCG; encoded by the coding sequence ATGGCTAAACAAATCATCGTCGACATCGACAATACTGGCGAAGTCCGCATCGAAACAACAGGTTTCGCTGGCCCAGTGTGTCTTGAAGAATCTCAATTCCTCAAAGGCCTACTTGGCCACGAAACATCCAGATGCCTTACGCCAATGTTCTATCAAAAGAACGATGTTGAACTGCGCAAGCACATCAACCTATGCGGCTGA
- a CDS encoding PD-(D/E)XK nuclease family protein gives MLTLSKTRINTYLGCSEKYRLHYELGLRPLKRAKSLVEGSAIHHQVQCGLLYRDSPPVDVLEHASRSFWEENTIELCDYTDEGEYLKAQARCLAESKAFLEQLGPLPVSQVELKLSSPLIHPITLVEHPEINQLGYIDLLIHTDTKGSFCIADLKTAAKTPHEGLGRLAMELTFYAYLYSQPFTPETSQTNSPVALIHLVRTKEPKVIWDEGRRSLPDFLELYRLCRKVAADIKAGHFWPCPGVHCGWCEYESLCFMHDEKAVQTFGERHWLLYHQDLKERRVVKIPLKSVVGF, from the coding sequence ATGCTCACCCTCTCGAAAACGAGGATCAATACCTACCTCGGATGCTCGGAGAAATACCGGCTGCATTACGAGCTGGGCCTACGACCTCTCAAACGAGCAAAGAGCTTGGTCGAAGGGTCCGCGATCCATCACCAGGTTCAATGCGGACTTCTCTACCGAGACTCTCCACCCGTTGACGTGCTCGAACACGCTTCGAGAAGTTTCTGGGAAGAGAATACGATTGAATTGTGCGACTACACAGATGAAGGCGAATACCTCAAGGCTCAAGCAAGGTGCTTGGCTGAATCCAAAGCCTTTCTTGAGCAGCTTGGACCTCTGCCTGTGTCACAGGTTGAACTCAAGCTCTCGTCACCGTTGATACATCCAATAACACTGGTTGAGCATCCAGAGATAAACCAACTCGGCTACATCGATCTGCTCATACATACAGATACTAAGGGGTCTTTTTGTATCGCAGATTTGAAGACTGCTGCAAAGACTCCACATGAAGGCCTCGGCAGGCTTGCAATGGAACTGACGTTCTACGCTTACCTGTACAGTCAGCCTTTCACGCCAGAAACATCACAGACAAATTCCCCCGTGGCCCTGATCCATCTGGTCAGAACAAAGGAACCAAAAGTCATCTGGGATGAAGGTCGACGCAGTTTGCCTGATTTCCTGGAACTCTACCGACTTTGCAGAAAAGTTGCTGCTGATATCAAGGCTGGTCATTTCTGGCCATGCCCAGGAGTTCACTGCGGCTGGTGCGAATATGAGTCGTTGTGCTTCATGCACGATGAGAAGGCTGTTCAGACCTTCGGCGAACGACATTGGCTCCTGTATCATCAGGACCTCAAGGAACGCCGCGTAGTTAAGATACCTCTCAAATCCGTTGTAGGTTTCTGA
- a CDS encoding AAA family ATPase: MKSKTMQNNNFIKQEIVDLIASGGTGNDNKRESVFREFSEHFNLVSCAKNGKQAIERGWNKRSFDYAPYYSDEYLGVNAGIVCGPYSKVIVLDVDNIDKFKKFVGDDNFQELMATETFVVKTNKGLHIYFMYPDDGYMYHNSSAKGEYSGAYDIRGIGGYVMCPGSVHPDTGKPYTILKNFHPAKAPQWFLEMARNQAKPKWETKATTAPKKIAPIDTSRISGETLRKMLNLFADGERSENEMTVIDSLVRSGFSRDEIFDIFENYPIGEKHREKGESRFNRFDKQYQKAIGYIHCNITGAKADIGDVFDTMNLGDIKLNADNFEFLVEGFWPKCEPMILFGKNGIGKSTFTLDFACELAAPTELGFLNRYKVARPSKVLFVQSENKAAAIKNKIQTNMRLNDIAERHVENIQFIKLNDDIMISADILDDAFFYKMVRTVKSNCVNVVMFDPLVSFHCQDENSNTAMRKVMDRFSLLGSLTNTNVLVVHHDGKGDNVTDYSGGRGASAIGDWARNTLEFKADGKDKNLFKLRHIKASNFEKFGTISLKRGKDLRCYIHEVSPEERRLHILDKVLSANGGEVESQKILTEKYSTYCREHGLEEENVKESQLNGLIQKGIKLGRFQQIKEGRSNKIILVGFSQED, from the coding sequence TTGAAAAGCAAAACAATGCAAAACAACAACTTTATAAAACAAGAAATCGTAGATTTGATTGCAAGCGGAGGAACTGGCAATGACAATAAAAGAGAATCGGTATTCCGTGAATTTTCAGAACACTTTAACTTAGTTTCCTGCGCTAAAAATGGAAAGCAAGCGATCGAACGGGGCTGGAATAAAAGAAGCTTTGACTATGCTCCATATTATTCTGATGAATACCTTGGGGTTAATGCCGGAATTGTTTGCGGTCCTTACTCAAAAGTCATTGTGCTTGACGTTGATAATATTGATAAATTCAAAAAATTTGTGGGGGATGACAACTTTCAAGAGTTGATGGCCACAGAAACATTCGTCGTAAAAACGAACAAAGGGCTACATATATATTTCATGTACCCTGACGACGGCTACATGTATCACAATTCAAGCGCAAAGGGAGAATACTCAGGAGCATACGACATCAGGGGCATAGGTGGCTACGTAATGTGCCCCGGTTCAGTTCATCCAGACACTGGAAAGCCATACACTATCTTAAAAAACTTTCACCCGGCAAAAGCACCTCAATGGTTTCTTGAAATGGCAAGGAATCAAGCGAAGCCGAAGTGGGAAACCAAAGCCACAACAGCACCGAAGAAAATCGCTCCAATTGATACGTCACGTATTAGCGGTGAAACACTTCGCAAAATGTTGAACTTATTTGCAGACGGAGAAAGGTCTGAAAATGAAATGACTGTGATAGATTCGTTGGTGCGGTCCGGATTCTCTCGCGATGAAATATTTGATATATTTGAAAACTATCCGATTGGCGAAAAGCATCGGGAGAAAGGAGAATCAAGATTTAATCGCTTCGACAAGCAATATCAGAAGGCAATTGGTTACATTCACTGCAACATAACAGGTGCCAAGGCAGATATAGGTGATGTTTTCGATACGATGAATCTTGGTGATATTAAGTTAAACGCTGATAACTTTGAGTTTCTGGTTGAAGGGTTCTGGCCGAAGTGTGAGCCTATGATTCTATTCGGTAAGAACGGAATCGGCAAGTCAACGTTCACGCTGGATTTTGCCTGTGAGCTAGCCGCACCAACAGAATTAGGCTTCCTGAATCGGTATAAGGTTGCGAGGCCATCCAAGGTTTTATTCGTCCAGTCAGAAAACAAAGCCGCCGCGATCAAGAATAAAATTCAAACAAACATGCGCCTCAATGATATTGCAGAGCGCCACGTTGAAAATATTCAGTTCATAAAACTGAACGACGACATCATGATAAGTGCAGATATCTTGGACGACGCTTTCTTCTACAAGATGGTTCGCACTGTCAAATCAAATTGTGTGAATGTCGTAATGTTTGACCCCCTCGTAAGTTTTCATTGTCAAGATGAAAACTCAAATACTGCCATGAGAAAGGTCATGGACAGATTCAGTTTGCTCGGATCACTGACAAACACTAACGTTCTTGTTGTACACCATGACGGCAAGGGAGACAATGTAACCGACTACTCTGGTGGCCGTGGGGCAAGTGCCATTGGTGACTGGGCGAGAAACACTCTTGAGTTCAAAGCTGATGGCAAAGACAAGAACTTATTCAAGCTGAGACACATTAAGGCGTCAAATTTTGAAAAGTTTGGCACGATAAGTCTAAAACGCGGCAAAGATTTGAGATGCTACATACATGAAGTAAGCCCTGAAGAACGTCGGCTCCATATTCTAGATAAAGTACTTTCCGCAAATGGAGGTGAAGTGGAAAGCCAGAAAATATTAACAGAAAAATATTCTACGTACTGTCGTGAACATGGGTTGGAAGAAGAGAATGTTAAGGAGTCACAATTAAATGGACTAATTCAAAAAGGCATCAAGCTTGGTAGATTTCAACAGATAAAGGAGGGGCGTTCCAACAAGATCATCCTGGTCGGTTTCAGCCAGGAGGACTGA